Within Nematostella vectensis chromosome 1, jaNemVect1.1, whole genome shotgun sequence, the genomic segment TGCAAAGTAATTACAACGTTATTAAACGTTTTATATACAATGCAATTACATCGAGGACATAATTAAGCGTTTATTGAGAGAGTATCCAATGGCTGAAATATAACATTCAAAAGCTAAAGAAAGAACTTCTCATTTCCTAGAATATGACGAGATCAATCTCAGAACGATCCGGCCGGTGCAAAAACGATTTGCGCGACGATTTGTCTTTAATCGTGACGCGCTTGTCAGCAGGGTTTTCTATGACAAGTCCCGACTGAAAGAGCGTTTGATTAGCGATTACAAGGTCTAAAGCGCCTTGGATATGAACTTTGCTTTGGTAATCTCAGCGGAACTCAAGTCATGGATGTTACCGGTGTTATACATCACGTAATGAGACATGACGATATGATCTGTTGATCCACCATCTGACAGATGTCGTAGGAAGCCCGCACTAGACACGGAAAATATGGGGCAGTTACCGCGTCCTCAGAGATAAGATAAACCAGCTAATACCGTCTAACGGGGAGTATAAGGAATTCTGACATGGAAACCATAttgtggggggaagggggagagAACACTGACAAGAGAACAATAtcgtggggaggggggggaggaacTCTGACAAGAGAACAATATcgtggggaaggggggaggaaCTCTGACAAGAGAACAATAtcgtggggagggggggaggaacTCTGACAAGAGAACAATATcgtgggagggggggaggaacTCTGACAAGAGAACAATAtcgtggggaggggggaggaacTCTGACAAGAGAACAATAtcgtggggagggggggaggaacTCTGACAAGAGAACAATAtcgtggggagggggggaggaacTCTGACAAGAGAACAATAtcgtggggagggggggaggaacATTGACAAGGAAACAATAtcgtgatggtggtggtggtggtggtggtgggggggggggtacggaGAGCTTTTACATGGCAAGGGCATTGTTGGGGGTAAGGCTGAAATATAATGGAGgcattcccctcccctctgccGGTGTACATAAGCTCTAGTCTATTCCTATTTACACTtttcttaataagaaaaaTTCGAGCGAGAGAACGTCTGCAAACACCCCGTATACCGGGGATATGCAGGGAGTATTAGgtataatttgtttttcaaattCAGATTACGTGTAATGTTGTCCCTGATAACCTGAATCATTTGCTTTTCCGGGATTCTaatttttcagaaaaaaaaaaactcgttaTTCCTAGCTTGCAGTTCATAGAATGTGTCCCTGAGTTTTAGTCTTCACGTAATCTCATTTTCATCCCTAACTTGCAGTTCGTAGAATGTGTCTCTCTGTTTTAGTCTTCATGTAGTCTCATTATCATCCCTATTTTGCAGTTCGTAGAAAGTGTCCCTCTGTTTTGGTCTCTGGAGTGGATGAGCTAGTAGAATGGCCATGTGGTCGAACAGGCGGCGTGTGCTCCGAGACACTTCCAACATATAACCATCTTCATCCTCGTCCAGCTCGCAAAAGCTGTCATAAATCtaattttttagaaaaaaaaaaaactcctcATTCCTAGCTTGCAGTTCATAGAATGTGTCCCTGAGTTTTAGTCTTCACGTAATCTCATTATCATCCCTATTTTGCAGTTCGTAGCAAGTGTCTTTCTGTTTTAGTCTTCACGTAGTCTCATTATCATCCCTATTTTGCAGTTCGTAGAAAGTGTCCCTCTGTTTTGGTCTCTGGAGTGGATGAGCTAGTAGAATGGCCATGTGGTCGAACAGGCGGGATGTGCTCCGAGAAACTTCCAACATATAACCATCTTCATCCTCGTCCAGCTCGCAAAAGCTGTCATAAATCGCCTGAAATAAGGACACAATTTTTGTAGTATAACCAGCGTTAACATGTAAAACATTTCAaatcaaaaagaaataaaagtaaaacaaataaatacccCCAAAAAGTGCACTCACCTCGCATTGGTTATTTTCAGAGGGCAATTCGTGGACATACAGAAcatcaaaaaagaaatatggtGATTGCAACAACTCACGGAGCATCTAGGTAAACAAGAAAGCAGTAAATATGACATTGAACGGACATCAATGATAACATAAAGGGGAATGGGGGGATAAAGTTACTAGTCCTTCTCCGTGGTACATAATCCATAAAATAATCAGCCTAAATAATTAATTCAAAGGTTGCTAAAGCAAATCGATTGAAAAGCATCGAGATATTGTCATAATAtgaagtaattttttttttctgtcgtgACATATTTCGACTTTAGTCTTATTTCCGCTTTATGTAACCATTGTGTAACAAGATATGAGAAGAATTAATTCACGATCGGACCAGCAAGTTGGAAGGTTTCCTGACACCTCCCAAAGTCCATCCAATCGTCCTCATTGCGGGAGACAGAAAAGGCAGAGTAAGGGATTGCCAAACTGGGTGAATTATGAtggatacttttttttattctacccAGGGCGTTTCGGTTGCCTTGAAGGCCGGTCCGGAATAACTCCAAATTTGAAGGCTGAAGGGGCTCTGATGAAGCTGGACGGTCCAATCAATCTCCCACTCAGTGGATTCGTTGGATTACAGAAACATGTGTAACCACAGTATCAAAGAAAAGTTTAAGTGCATTTAGATGCAACTGTAGAATAAAAGACAACAGAAACCATTGGTCTCGGACAATCATTGACTCACTTGTCGGCTCCTGTCGGTGAAATGAGGTGGACAGTGGGACCGTCCATAAATCATAATCACCCTGATAACGTAAGGTGGGGGGAGGGCAGGGTCTTCAACCTCCGGCAATGCGATACGCTGACATCTAAAAATGGTAAATAATATCTACATGTCAAATTGTACTTTGATATTATTAGAAGAATCAATGATAGCTTGCAAAAAAGAACGTGTGTGGGTTCCGTGGAAAGTTCCATCCAAAAAATGTTTGCTTTGCAGTCTAAACTTGTGAGCAAATAATGCACtgtcaacaaaaaaaaatgctcagGGTGTCATAGCCTAAATGAACCATAACAGGGTGTCACAGCCAACATTAACCATGCCAGGGTGTCACAGCCAACATGAACCATGACAAGGTGTCATAGCAAACATGAACAATGACAGGGTGTCATAGCCTACATGAACCATGACAGGGTGTCATAGACAACATGAACCATGACGGGGTGTCACAGCAAGCATGAACAATGACAGGGTGTCATAGCCTACATGAACAATGACAGGGTTTAATAGCCTACATGAACAACGACAGGGTGTCACAGCCAAAATGAAACATAACAGGGTGTCATAGCAAACATGAACCATGACCGGGTGTCACAGCCAACATAAACCATGACGGGGTGTCACAGCCAACATGAACCATGACAAGGTGTCCCAAGTCAACATGAACCATGACAAGGTGTCCCAAGCCAACATGAACCAGGAGAGGGTgtcataacaaaataaaccatGACAGGGTGTCACAGCCAACATGAACCATAACAGGGTGTCACAGCCGACATGAACCATGACAGGGTGTCACAGCCAACATGAACCATAACAGGGTGTCACAGCCGACATGAACCATGACAGGGTGTCACAGCCGAAATGAAAGGTGATATGATAGCAGGTTTTAGCAGCTGTGACAGTGGTTACAAATTGAATGCCATGGGCAAGGATTTCTTCCAATAGCAGTTTAGACTTACATTGTCTGAAAAAGTTTTTCCATATTTTGTCAAAGTaaaggaaaaattaaaaaatatatattaaaagaAATTATAACAAGAAAATACAAAGAGAAAAATTACTAAGCTTATGTATCCTTAATGTTAGTACAGTACTGTATTTCAAATTCTAAGAAACAATGTTGCCTATTTGCATAATCatgctaaaaataacaagtatGTCATCCTCTGGGGTTGAGATTGGTAATATTTAGACAGAACAATTTCCATGAAAATTTGACCTAAATCTGGGAGACTAATAATCACAATCTAAATTcaggaaataaacaaaagttTATGCCATTGAGTAAATAATCAATTACAGCAGGTCATAAGAGCatacatataaaaaaaattaaaaggatATCAAAAGTGTCTTGGTTATCTTCCTCACTGGGATTAAGGTGATCAAGTAAGGTGCAAATCATGTCAGGGTTACTTTCAAATTGCTGGTactgcaacaaaaaaaaacaaaaaaacaggaatactgtatctaggcatGTAGCATCAACTGCATGATGCATGATTACATAGTACATACTAATGTAGCATAATCTGCTGATTATCTGATCACCCAAGCCAGGCGTATACCCAGAACTGGCCGAGGGGGGTGAACAGACGTAGGTATCATATtggaaaagcatagtatttggaGATTCCTGAATAAgtaatgacccacttttgggAGTAAGTaggcagctgctttgtctcctattacctttgttctacaaaggagttttttgtctctattcttctcgttctttgtgttgAGGTggggatattgttcatttgcccaatcaactgacccacttttggccactatggggggggagggggggatgaATACGTACATACCCATGTGGCATCGTCTGCAAGCGTGATCACACCAAATTCATGTATGGAGTTCAGCATGGCCTTGTTGTTCACAAATATCTTTGCAGCTTTTCTAACAAACTGGTAAGCAGTACTGAAAGGGGAAACGAGAAAGGACCAAAAATGACATGATTGCCAATGCATTGTCATAAACATCAAACATACAACAGGGCCaagacgaaaaaaaaacaatttgttATTTAGACATTTTTTAACCATTGCATCAATGATGGTTCTAGCCTTAGTATgatacaaattaaaaaaatacaagcaagaGCCAAGAATTAGGCTATACTTGGAGGAAatctatataaaatatttgctCATGATTCCATATACATCCTTTTGGCCTGATACATCCagaaattatataaaaacaaaaacccaGCATTTGTGGTATATTGCAAAGGCTATAGAAACAGGGAGGAGGGAGagaaggatagtatttgatgatccttcaataagaaacaACCCACTTTTGAGTGGCCAAAGAGGGTTTGATGGAGTGGTTGTGAGCCCCAGTAGGTCTGGGGATTTTTTGTCAAGTCACATACAATGGAGGTATGTTTATCAATTGAAaagaatagaatcaaaaagcccaaactgtcgtgtctcgtaccagaacaatgaatacaatacaccaaaaactggaattcgactctgccaaacaatgaatacaatacaccaaaaactggaattcaaCTCTGCcaaacaatgaatacaatacaccaaaaactggaattcgactctgccaaacaatgaatacaatacaccaaaaactggaattcgactctgccaaatttttgtcTGCCATTAGTGAGAAGTAGTTCATGACTTACAAATCTGGGGCTTTTTTGCTTGGAAATGACTTCTCATTCATCTCATTTGATAGATCTAGACACAGGATCTGTGTTCAATAATAAAGGATAAGGATTAAAGGCACTTTGTCATTTAAAAATGACATGAGCCCAGATGTAAAAATGAATCCCATCTTCCTTTCGCACATCCCCTAATATATACCCTTGCATAATTTAATAAGCGAATAATACTTAGTACACATCAAGGCCTAGGACAAATGCTGTTCTTTTCATGCATTCTTTTAAATGCAAATGAACACAGAACAATCAAATTGGTtgatttgcatgcatttgcatttggaatgATACATGATAAAAAGGGTGTTTAATCAAGGGCTAAATTGCTGATCTTTTCCTTACAATTTTCTCCTGACAGTTTACCCATGGTACCAGACGCCGTGGATCATTGGAGTCGTTTGAGTTCAAAGACAGGGAATCTCCTATGCTGTGACTGGGACTCTCATGACCTCCCTTGGAGCCCTTCTCTTGTACCTTTTCCTCTCCCTTTCTTCCCTTTCCCGTATTGTGTTTATTTGGGTGCTTGGTAAGAATGACAGGGGAACTTCTCTGACTGTCTGCGTCCTTGTCATCACTGAGGTCTATCAGATCAGTTTCTGGCAATTGTTTAGACATCTGCAAATAGTTAATAATGTTTATTTATTGGTGGGAATTAGTGAAAATAAGAATATGGCATAGGGATAAAAAGGCATTCTTTTAAATAAAAGTGataaatttatcaaatttttttgggggaaatGTACCCATCCTTTAATATGTACAGGACTTGATAACTGTAATGTTTTCAatataaattttcttgattacTGTAAACTAGCCTGAATTCAGGCTCTACACTTATTGTACACTGTTGTTTTAGAAATAGGGATTTGGGGGTAAAAGGGTACTCGTGGTGTGTGGCAAAAGATAAGGAGGCTAGCGTTCAATCCGACCAGGCAAGGCTCTTTACTTTGAGTGCCTGTGTCCTGCACGCAGGCACACCATACCACACACTATAACAATACAGTAAATGATTAACATAATAATgtatcaaaaatatatatataatgtatgaaaaattgtattttttttttcataattacCAGCCTGCATCAATGGTGTTTGAGGTTAACTTGGGTTATTGAGCATGTGCTaaaacatacctgtcaacctccaaaaatctcaaggcttgagattttttggggggaggggtgggtttaacccaAACGGCGTTTGCCGTATAAAAAGCTCTCACGAAGAAATCCACTTTTAAATCTcacaagggtgttagataaattgtgcTACGCAAGgaaattattgtttcaaatatctcaatagaaaataagcaaaatgacaattttctatagaataatttttcggaaatgataaaaatcgctaaaaagcgggagatttggtgctcaacgtgggagaaggggtccaaaaccttgagactcccgcctaatgcgggagagttgacaggtatgctaaAATGGGATAGTTGTATATTTGGCTGCATTAAGGATttaaaaagagaacaaaaacacaaccttGTGTTATCCTGCTAAACACCCAACtggaaaaaaatcttaaaaacaGCATCTGGTAGACAGGGTAAATTTCGTCTTCTTGGTCACAAATAAGGTCAACAACTACTGctttttagtataaatccactcacatactatcacAAATCTcacaatttgattggctcccgtTTTAGCCATCTATTGAGCCATAAATAGCGAGTAGCGAAAAAGCAGGCGTTTTCACGTTATTACtgaaaattattaaaatcgcCATTTAAGTACTTACTTATTTTaaggtagtatgtgagtggatttatactattAAACAATTAGAGTACCAAATAGTCAACTCGGCGCTCATTTTATTTGCCTCCCAACGCCTCGTTGACTATCTAGTGACTctagaaaactcgaactcgtagtctaattAACTTAGTACTCTACCGTAGTTCCTTCATCGCGTTCGCAGGCAAATGCCTGAATTCTcaagtattttatttacaaaaatagTAATGCACTAAGTGAAGCAAAAGATAGCTTTTAAAATAATAGGAGTACGTCATATCAGATTGTTAaaagacatttaaaaaaacaatactgACCTTTGCGttaaaacagaaaaacaacaacaaatttatctgtccgccattttgatcaGCCCGCGTATATCAAACCAGCGGTAATATTCTATCGAATTACCTCCGAAGTCATTGCGAGACCGGTCGGAATGTCGATATACCTTCGTATTTTTCAAATATGGTGTTGCCGATACGTCACCATATGCACGTGCGCAGAGGACGCCGGTACAGTGAATTACTCAGCAGTTACATCTAAAAGATCTCTCAGAAAGGCATACTGTAGTTTGGACTTTTTGGGAAGCAAATAACCCATCAAACATGGCTCACCAGTAAGTATACACTGCCAGATACACTCAGATCATTAGCTGTATCTTTTCCAGTGTTGGAAAGATCGTACTTTCTTTCCGCGCAACTTTAAAGTTGTCATAGGAAATTAGACAAAGGGTTTTCTGCCTCGTGAGATTTCACAAAACCCGGCTTttgaaaaccttttttttttctacaggaGCGATCCACCTATTGTTTTGTCTAAAATGTGGTTTATAAGATGtaccttttttataacaatGTGCCTTTTATTTTGGCAAACGACGTAAACGTATTTGAAAGAGCTGTTCTTGTGACTAAGTTCCTCTcttgccaatttttttttcagggatGAACTTGCCACAGCGATTTTAAAGAACAAGTCTCGGCCCAACAGACTTTTGGTCGAGGAAGCTGTAAATGATGATAACTCCGTTGTTACTATGTCACAGGTTCGTAGGCCCCAATGTATCCTTTATTTGCGGGATATATCAATCCTAAAACCACATTTGCATCCACAGCAAATTTTAACTTTCACTTTCCTTTCCTCTTTTTTTAGGCAAAAATGGAGGAGCTACAGTTATTTAGAGGGGATACGGTGCTTATAAAGGGGAAAAAGCGCAAAGATACGGTAAGAATTAACCTTTTATCATGGAAAGTACGTTTGAGACATGATGAATACGACAACGCCAACAACAGATTCTTCATCTACAGTATTCAACTTTCTAAACAAAATAGACCCATCGTACccttattcatattttttttcataattaatTCACAATAGCCAAATTTTAAATGCTTTGCGTTGAACTCATTATGTTTTAAATATGCTTTGTCATGTCCTTTATAATTACATAAGTTCCAAGTATTGAAATGGAGGTAAATTTTAAAACTGATGCTTACATAGATGATGACCAATCAGGTCTTGCCAGCCGCTGCATATGTAAATATTGCTgagatgtgtaaatttatTTCTAGGTGTGTATTGTTTTATCTGATGACACAATTTCTGATGACAAAATTCGGATGAACAGAGTTGTACGCATGAATCTGAGAGTTAGACTGGGTGATGTTGTCAGGTTTGTATACTTATTAAATGGTATATAAGTAGTATAATTGTATTTTGGTTTGTACTTAAATTCACTTTGATCATATTTGAAGTCTAGGGGTTATGTCTAAGCCATATGTTTTCCTCCTTCAGTGTCCAGTCTTGTCCAGATGTGAAATATGGAAAACGAATTCATGTCTTGCCTTTTGATGACACAGTCGAAGGCCTTACTGGGTAAGAACAAATTTCTTTTCATTATTATACCACCACTAGTTACTTGCTGGAAGCTAATGTAAAATTAAACCCATTCCAGGAATCTTTTTGATGTCTTCC encodes:
- the LOC5507658 gene encoding BRISC and BRCA1-A complex member 1 isoform X1; translation: MSKQLPETDLIDLSDDKDADSQRSSPVILTKHPNKHNTGKGRKGEEKVQEKGSKGGHESPSHSIGDSLSLNSNDSNDPRRLVPWVNCQEKIILCLDLSNEMNEKSFPSKKAPDFTAYQFVRKAAKIFVNNKAMLNSIHEFGVITLADDATWYQQFESNPDMICTLLDHLNPSEEDNQDTFDMEKLFQTICQRIALPEVEDPALPPPYVIRVIMIYGRSHCPPHFTDRSRQMLRELLQSPYFFFDVLYVHELPSENNQCEAIYDSFCELDEDEDGYMLEVSRSTSRLFDHMAILLAHPLQRPKQRDTFYELQNRDDNETT
- the LOC5507658 gene encoding BRISC and BRCA1-A complex member 1 isoform X2, giving the protein MSKQLPETDLIDLSDDKDADSQRSSPVILTKHPNKHNTGKGRKGEEKILCLDLSNEMNEKSFPSKKAPDFTAYQFVRKAAKIFVNNKAMLNSIHEFGVITLADDATWYQQFESNPDMICTLLDHLNPSEEDNQDTFDMEKLFQTICQRIALPEVEDPALPPPYVIRVIMIYGRSHCPPHFTDRSRQMLRELLQSPYFFFDVLYVHELPSENNQCEAIYDSFCELDEDEDGYMLEVSRSTSRLFDHMAILLAHPLQRPKQRDTFYELQNRDDNETT